A stretch of the Clostridia bacterium genome encodes the following:
- a CDS encoding hemolysin III family protein produces the protein MVSHIVGGAFGVAALVTCVLKAAAYGGAIDVAGAAVYGVSLIVLYTMSSLYHGLKSLTAKKVFQIIDHCTIYLLIAGTYTPISLTGLMRESVWLGWGIFGGVWACAALGVVFNSIDLRRYRAVSMVLYIVTGWCIVFTGPIAIRALTLPGFLWILAGGVMYTVGTIFYGVAALGKKPHRYIHSVFHLFVVAASVLQYIGIILYLY, from the coding sequence ATGGTCTCGCACATAGTCGGCGGCGCCTTCGGAGTCGCCGCTCTCGTGACCTGCGTGCTGAAGGCGGCGGCGTACGGCGGCGCTATCGACGTCGCCGGAGCGGCGGTCTACGGAGTCTCGCTTATCGTGCTTTACACGATGTCGAGCCTCTATCACGGGCTGAAGTCGCTGACGGCGAAAAAGGTCTTTCAGATAATCGACCACTGCACGATATACCTGCTCATCGCGGGAACGTACACGCCGATATCGCTTACCGGTCTCATGCGCGAGTCGGTATGGCTCGGCTGGGGGATATTCGGAGGCGTGTGGGCGTGCGCGGCGCTCGGCGTCGTATTCAACTCCATCGACCTGCGGCGTTACCGCGCCGTTTCGATGGTGCTTTATATCGTGACGGGCTGGTGCATCGTCTTCACCGGACCGATCGCGATACGCGCGCTGACTCTTCCCGGCTTCCTGTGGATACTCGCCGGCGGAGTTATGTATACGGTAGGCACGATATTCTACGGCGTCGCCGCGCTCGGCAAGAAGCCGCACAGATATATCCACTCGGTGTTCCATCTGTTCGTCGTCGCCGCGAGCGTGCTGCAGTATATCGGCATAATCCTGTATCTGTATTGA
- the spoVAE gene encoding stage V sporulation protein AE — protein MIFLYAFLIGGAICAVGQLLIDFTKLTPARILVSFVVAGLALTAVGVYAPLVELSGCGATLPITGFGYALAKGTLEAVRQYGLLGALTGGFTSVAGGLGAVVFFALLAALLFKPREKK, from the coding sequence ATTATCTTTTTATACGCGTTTCTTATCGGCGGGGCGATATGCGCCGTCGGGCAGCTGCTGATAGACTTCACGAAGCTGACTCCGGCGCGGATACTCGTAAGTTTCGTAGTTGCCGGGCTGGCGCTGACAGCGGTCGGCGTCTACGCGCCGCTGGTCGAGCTTTCCGGCTGCGGAGCGACGCTGCCGATAACCGGCTTCGGCTACGCGCTGGCGAAAGGCACGCTCGAAGCGGTGCGGCAGTACGGACTGCTCGGCGCGCTGACCGGCGGCTTCACCTCCGTCGCCGGAGGGCTCGGCGCGGTCGTTTTCTTCGCGCTGCTCGCCGCGCTGCTCTTCAAGCCGCGCGAGAAGAAATAG
- a CDS encoding stage V sporulation protein AD, translating to MGRNELIRFRSAPSVTGFSVAGRKEGEGPLGSLFDAVCDDSLAGEDTWEEAESRIQQLALDGVFAKAGLGAEQVDCVFGGDLLNQCTATSYAVRGTSLPFFGLYGACSTCAEGQLLAAAAVDAGFAEHAASVASSHFCSAERQFRFPLEYGGQRTPTAQWTATAAGAFLFSPHSEPPYAVSALPGRIIDMGVTDMANMGAAMAPAAADTLCRFFRASGIAPSECDAIVTGDLGAVGSELLAELMKEEGFGLAGRHYDCGAMLYDRERQDVHAGGSGAGCSAAVTAAYFLPLLARGEIKRAVFAATGALMSPLRVNQGETIPAIAHLVCFER from the coding sequence ATGGGAAGAAACGAACTTATCAGATTCCGCTCCGCGCCTTCGGTGACGGGTTTCTCCGTCGCGGGCAGGAAGGAGGGAGAAGGCCCGCTCGGCTCCCTGTTCGACGCCGTCTGCGACGACTCGCTCGCGGGCGAGGACACGTGGGAGGAGGCGGAAAGCCGCATCCAGCAGCTCGCGCTCGACGGCGTCTTCGCGAAGGCGGGACTCGGCGCGGAGCAGGTCGACTGCGTTTTCGGCGGCGACCTGCTGAACCAGTGCACCGCGACTTCCTACGCCGTGCGCGGCACGTCGCTGCCCTTCTTCGGGCTTTACGGCGCGTGCTCCACCTGCGCGGAGGGGCAGCTGCTCGCAGCCGCGGCGGTGGACGCGGGCTTCGCGGAGCACGCCGCTTCCGTCGCCTCGTCGCATTTCTGCTCGGCGGAACGGCAGTTCCGCTTCCCGCTCGAATACGGCGGGCAGCGCACGCCCACGGCGCAGTGGACGGCGACGGCGGCGGGGGCGTTTCTGTTTTCGCCGCACTCGGAGCCGCCGTACGCGGTTTCCGCGCTGCCCGGCAGGATAATCGACATGGGCGTGACGGATATGGCGAACATGGGCGCGGCGATGGCGCCCGCGGCGGCGGACACGCTGTGCCGCTTCTTCCGCGCGAGCGGGATCGCGCCATCCGAATGCGACGCGATAGTAACCGGCGACCTCGGCGCCGTCGGCTCGGAGCTTCTCGCGGAGCTGATGAAGGAAGAGGGCTTCGGCCTCGCGGGCAGGCATTACGACTGCGGCGCGATGCTCTACGACCGCGAAAGGCAGGACGTCCACGCGGGAGGCAGCGGCGCGGGCTGTTCGGCGGCGGTCACGGCGGCGTATTTCCTGCCGCTGCTTGCGCGAGGAGAAATCAAGCGCGCCGTCTTCGCCGCCACCGGCGCGCTGATGAGCCCGCTGCGCGTCAATCAGGGCGAAACGATCCCCGCGATCGCGCATCTGGTATGCTTTGAGAGGTGA
- a CDS encoding SpoVA/SpoVAEb family sporulation membrane protein, translating into MKNTLCAFAVGGALCAAAEGVRALLASFIADESAVSKWVTIIMIFAGCALTAAGLYDDMAKFAGAGTLVPITGFANAVTSPAMEYRREGIVTGTAVGMFSIAGPVIVFGVAASVVYGVIIYAFGLY; encoded by the coding sequence GTGAAGAACACGCTCTGCGCTTTCGCCGTCGGCGGCGCACTCTGCGCCGCAGCGGAGGGAGTAAGGGCGCTGCTCGCCTCCTTCATCGCGGACGAAAGCGCGGTGAGCAAGTGGGTGACGATAATCATGATATTCGCCGGCTGCGCGCTGACGGCGGCCGGACTCTACGACGATATGGCGAAGTTCGCCGGCGCGGGCACGCTCGTGCCGATAACCGGATTCGCCAACGCCGTCACCTCCCCCGCGATGGAGTACCGCCGCGAAGGGATAGTCACGGGCACGGCGGTCGGGATGTTCTCGATCGCGGGTCCGGTCATCGTCTTCGGCGTCGCCGCGAGCGTCGTCTACGGCGTGATAATTTACGCCTTCGGGCTTTATTGA
- a CDS encoding helix-turn-helix domain-containing protein — MNENTIGKRIQALRKERGLTQKQLADAVGVTPQAVSKWETDESCPDITALPLLAGALGVSVDTLLGGASAVKTGVVKDAASGEGEKKNKPYKWDWNAGKVPAIIFGVFILFAGVLLILMKTKPEWFGEVGFWSLIWPSAIIFVGLSGCFSRDFSGFSLGITAFGVIFLLKNLGVIKGEGIWTIAIAIVLIFVGLSVILHQFFRKRRKNVNGTVITEGKNGKFKSDYSDADGFISYSASFGDDRIVTQADRISGGKMNVSFGDFTLDLRNVSEFADNAALEVNVSFGDAQILLPKCVRAELATAGAFSGKGVEGTPAPDAPYVLRVKAAVSFGNLSIEYDD, encoded by the coding sequence ATGAACGAAAACACCATCGGCAAAAGGATCCAGGCGCTCCGCAAGGAACGCGGACTCACCCAGAAGCAGCTCGCCGACGCGGTCGGCGTGACGCCGCAGGCGGTCAGCAAATGGGAGACCGACGAATCCTGCCCCGACATCACCGCGCTTCCGCTGCTCGCGGGCGCGCTCGGAGTCAGCGTCGACACGCTGCTCGGCGGAGCTTCCGCGGTCAAGACCGGCGTCGTCAAAGACGCCGCTTCCGGCGAAGGCGAAAAGAAAAACAAGCCGTATAAGTGGGACTGGAACGCCGGCAAGGTTCCCGCCATAATCTTCGGCGTATTTATACTGTTCGCGGGCGTACTGCTTATACTTATGAAGACGAAGCCCGAATGGTTCGGCGAGGTCGGATTCTGGAGCCTGATCTGGCCCTCGGCGATAATCTTCGTCGGACTTTCCGGCTGCTTCTCCCGTGATTTCTCCGGCTTCTCGCTCGGAATAACCGCGTTCGGCGTGATCTTCCTGCTCAAAAACCTCGGCGTTATCAAGGGCGAAGGCATCTGGACGATCGCGATCGCGATCGTGCTGATATTCGTCGGGCTCTCGGTCATACTGCACCAGTTCTTCCGCAAGCGCCGCAAGAACGTCAACGGCACCGTTATCACGGAAGGCAAAAACGGCAAGTTCAAGTCCGACTATTCCGACGCGGACGGCTTCATCAGCTACAGCGCAAGCTTCGGCGACGACAGGATCGTCACGCAGGCGGACAGGATCAGCGGCGGCAAGATGAACGTCTCCTTCGGCGATTTCACGCTCGACCTGCGCAACGTCAGCGAGTTCGCGGATAACGCCGCGCTCGAGGTCAACGTCTCCTTCGGCGACGCGCAGATACTGCTGCCGAAATGCGTCCGCGCCGAGCTCGCGACCGCCGGCGCCTTCTCCGGCAAGGGCGTTGAAGGAACGCCCGCGCCCGACGCGCCTTACGTCCTGCGCGTCAAGGCCGCCGTCAGCTTCGGCAACCTCTCGATAGAGTACGACGACTGA
- a CDS encoding SDR family NAD(P)-dependent oxidoreductase: MARYLVTGANGGMGRAICRALTDAGNEAVGFDLTEPREETPWRVIRADVTDSASLETAFAALGEEKLDGVIHAAGIYDLNSLVEMDEAAFVRAFNVNLFGVYRVNKLAVPLLNNGARILIITSELAPLDPLPFTGIYAITKAALEKYAYSLRMELQLLGCRVVTLRPGAVKTDMLPASVGALGRFCAGTKLYPVNAERFKRIVERVEARSVTPEKLAEKTLRVLKKKRPRFAYNLNRNPLLLMLGALPRRMQFWIIRRVLS, encoded by the coding sequence ATGGCGAGATATTTAGTCACGGGCGCGAACGGCGGAATGGGCAGAGCGATCTGCCGCGCGCTGACCGACGCGGGGAACGAAGCCGTCGGCTTCGACCTGACGGAGCCGCGTGAGGAAACGCCGTGGCGCGTCATACGCGCCGACGTCACCGACTCCGCCTCGCTCGAGACCGCCTTCGCGGCGCTCGGCGAAGAAAAGCTCGACGGCGTGATACACGCCGCGGGGATATACGACTTGAACTCTCTCGTCGAGATGGACGAGGCCGCCTTCGTCCGCGCCTTCAACGTCAACCTTTTCGGCGTCTACCGCGTCAACAAGCTCGCCGTGCCGCTGCTGAATAACGGCGCGCGGATACTCATTATCACGAGCGAGCTCGCGCCGCTCGACCCCCTGCCCTTCACCGGCATCTACGCGATAACGAAGGCGGCGCTGGAGAAATACGCCTACTCGCTGCGGATGGAGCTCCAGCTGCTCGGCTGCAGGGTCGTGACGCTGCGGCCCGGCGCGGTGAAGACGGATATGCTCCCCGCCTCCGTCGGCGCGCTCGGGCGTTTCTGCGCCGGAACGAAGCTCTACCCCGTCAACGCGGAGCGCTTCAAAAGAATAGTCGAGCGCGTCGAGGCGCGAAGCGTCACGCCGGAAAAGCTCGCGGAAAAGACGCTGCGCGTGCTGAAAAAGAAGCGTCCGCGCTTCGCCTACAACCTCAACCGCAACCCTCTGCTGCTTATGCTGGGCGCCCTGCCGCGCAGGATGCAGTTTTGGATAATCCGCAGGGTGCTGTCGTAG
- a CDS encoding 2-hydroxyacid dehydrogenase: MKVAFYDAKAYDKPSFERYGEARGVQFKYLETKLTEDTADLAKGCDAVCVFVNDTVNAAVIDRLYALGVKLIALRSAGYNNVDVRHAFEKLHVVHVPAYSPYAVAEHAMALLLTSVRRIHKAYNRTREFNFSLNGLTGFDFHGKTVGVIGTGKIGRIFVDICKGFGMKVIAYDPYPSDDAGIEYVSLRELFVQSDVISLHCPLNDGTFHTINAETIAEMKKGVVIVNTSRGALIDAEALLDGIKSRKIGAACLDVYEEEADIFFEDRSGHILDDDLLSRLISMPNVIVTSHQAFLTEEALNNIAETTVGNIRSCFDNDGACDNELCYRCGNIEKCKSSRKEKCF; the protein is encoded by the coding sequence ATAAAAGTCGCGTTTTACGATGCAAAGGCATACGATAAACCGTCGTTCGAGCGTTACGGAGAAGCTCGCGGCGTGCAGTTCAAATACCTGGAAACAAAGCTGACCGAAGACACCGCCGATCTCGCAAAAGGGTGCGACGCGGTGTGCGTGTTCGTCAACGATACGGTAAACGCCGCCGTGATTGACCGTCTCTATGCGCTCGGCGTCAAACTGATCGCTCTGCGCTCGGCGGGCTACAACAACGTCGACGTGCGGCATGCATTCGAAAAACTCCACGTCGTTCACGTTCCCGCATACTCTCCCTACGCCGTGGCGGAGCACGCAATGGCGCTGCTGCTCACTTCGGTGCGCCGTATCCACAAGGCGTATAACCGCACAAGAGAATTCAACTTTTCGCTTAACGGGCTGACCGGCTTTGATTTCCACGGCAAGACGGTCGGAGTGATCGGCACCGGCAAGATCGGGCGCATTTTCGTCGACATCTGCAAGGGCTTCGGGATGAAGGTGATTGCTTACGATCCCTACCCCTCCGACGACGCGGGAATAGAATACGTCTCGCTCCGCGAGCTATTCGTGCAAAGCGACGTGATCTCGTTGCACTGTCCGCTGAACGACGGCACGTTCCACACTATCAACGCCGAGACAATCGCAGAGATGAAAAAAGGCGTCGTGATCGTGAACACCTCGCGCGGGGCGCTGATCGATGCTGAAGCCCTTCTCGACGGTATCAAGTCGAGAAAGATCGGCGCGGCATGCCTCGACGTTTACGAGGAGGAAGCCGACATATTCTTCGAGGACCGCTCGGGACATATACTCGACGACGATCTGCTCTCGCGGCTGATCTCGATGCCTAACGTTATCGTTACCTCGCATCAGGCGTTTCTCACAGAAGAGGCGCTGAATAATATTGCGGAAACAACGGTCGGCAATATACGCTCCTGCTTCGACAATGACGGAGCTTGTGATAACGAACTCTGCTATCGCTGCGGCAATATCGAAAAGTGTAAAAGCAGTCGAAAGGAAAAGTGCTTCTGA
- a CDS encoding GNAT family N-acetyltransferase has translation MNEYTFITLREKPEIKQKAAEWFHGKWSAPVEAYLECMGAYLGGETEYGWYLCLCGGEIAGGLGVVENDFHERKDLAPNVCAVYTENEHRRRGIAGRLLNFAVEDLRSKGVSPVYLVTDHVGFYERYGWEFFCTAQCDDGAVSRVYIHR, from the coding sequence ATGAACGAATACACATTCATCACGCTGAGAGAAAAACCGGAGATAAAGCAAAAGGCCGCCGAATGGTTCCACGGCAAGTGGAGCGCGCCGGTCGAGGCGTACCTCGAATGCATGGGCGCCTACCTCGGCGGCGAAACGGAATACGGCTGGTATCTCTGCCTTTGCGGCGGCGAGATCGCCGGCGGGCTCGGAGTCGTCGAAAACGACTTCCACGAAAGGAAAGACCTCGCCCCCAACGTCTGCGCCGTCTATACGGAGAATGAGCACCGCCGCCGCGGCATCGCCGGAAGACTGCTTAACTTCGCCGTTGAGGATCTGCGGTCGAAGGGCGTTTCGCCGGTCTATCTCGTGACGGACCACGTCGGCTTCTACGAGCGCTACGGCTGGGAGTTCTTCTGCACCGCGCAGTGCGACGACGGGGCGGTGTCGCGGGTCTATATCCACAGATAA
- a CDS encoding diguanylate cyclase — protein sequence MRILRKIRDYYFYCGIGKDEYNAVKKDAYISNFKVWKILHYLMAAVFALLYLASYFNGLMEINRWLYLIAFIYSAIIIGVFTVLKKDSLIAQLLIYLSMSLLFLFAAVVNLNKANHNATTFIVLLVLTPMFMIDKPYFMSIELCAASAIFLIWMHGVKPYEIWQIDLVNTVAFTVVGGFLNIISNSLRIREFVLTRRIRIQKDTDEMTGLRNKGSLTRDINEYLADDSTDKGILFILDVDRFKSINDTYGHDVGDSVIVQLGRFLAGRFTGGEITGRFGGDEFILFFKNTDDTELARHIARGIITDVSENVKLPDEGQKLSISIGIALYNGSEKYYSELFKKADVALYKAKADAEERFCFYV from the coding sequence ATGAGGATACTGCGAAAAATAAGAGACTATTATTTCTACTGCGGTATCGGGAAGGACGAATACAATGCGGTTAAAAAAGACGCGTATATCTCAAATTTCAAAGTATGGAAGATCCTCCATTATTTGATGGCGGCGGTCTTCGCCCTTCTGTATCTGGCTTCGTATTTCAACGGCCTGATGGAGATAAACAGATGGCTTTATCTGATCGCCTTTATATACTCGGCGATTATCATCGGCGTCTTCACCGTATTGAAAAAGGATTCGCTGATCGCACAGCTGTTGATTTATCTCTCGATGTCGCTGCTGTTTCTTTTCGCGGCGGTCGTCAACCTGAACAAGGCGAACCATAACGCGACGACCTTCATCGTGCTTCTGGTGCTTACCCCGATGTTCATGATTGACAAGCCGTATTTCATGTCGATCGAACTCTGCGCCGCTTCCGCAATCTTTTTGATCTGGATGCACGGGGTAAAGCCGTATGAGATCTGGCAGATTGATTTGGTCAACACGGTGGCGTTTACGGTCGTGGGCGGTTTCCTGAACATCATTTCGAACTCCCTTCGCATAAGGGAATTCGTACTGACAAGGCGGATACGGATACAAAAAGACACCGATGAAATGACCGGCTTGAGAAACAAGGGTTCTCTGACAAGAGATATCAACGAATACCTCGCGGACGATTCGACGGACAAAGGGATCCTGTTCATTCTGGACGTCGACCGTTTCAAGTCCATAAACGACACCTACGGCCACGACGTCGGAGACAGCGTTATCGTTCAGCTCGGGCGTTTCCTCGCCGGCAGGTTTACCGGTGGCGAGATTACCGGGCGGTTCGGCGGAGACGAGTTTATTCTGTTTTTCAAGAATACCGACGATACGGAGCTGGCGCGTCATATCGCCCGGGGCATCATAACCGACGTCTCGGAAAACGTCAAGCTGCCGGATGAGGGACAAAAGCTGAGCATCAGCATAGGTATCGCTTTATACAACGGCAGCGAAAAGTATTATTCGGAGCTCTTCAAAAAAGCCGACGTTGCGCTTTATAAAGCCAAAGCCGACGCGGAGGAACGCTTCTGCTTTTACGTCTGA
- a CDS encoding helix-turn-helix domain-containing protein yields METKDVILDLRTQKGLSQEELAEKVFVTRQAVSRWETGETVPNTETLKLLSAFFDVSINTLLGSPRKLVCQCCGMPLEDALVSREKDGAFNEDYCKWCYADGEYTYSDMDDLIDVCVGHMAGQGFTEEQARAYMKDMLPQLDYWKNRVGGENEFDALKKRLIDEFNALNIEGMPKVEKLNALVGSYVNLAYPLPSGEAVKFLKDGATYFGNQLESELGGDSCFGILANADFLLVVTYKAEGADPELLLYKKR; encoded by the coding sequence ATGGAAACTAAAGACGTAATTCTCGATCTCAGAACGCAAAAGGGGCTCTCTCAGGAGGAGCTCGCCGAAAAGGTCTTCGTAACGCGCCAGGCGGTTTCGCGCTGGGAAACGGGCGAGACCGTCCCGAACACCGAAACGCTGAAGCTGCTCTCCGCGTTCTTCGACGTTTCGATAAACACTTTGCTCGGCTCTCCGCGCAAGCTCGTCTGCCAGTGCTGCGGCATGCCGCTCGAAGACGCGCTCGTCAGCAGGGAGAAGGACGGCGCCTTCAACGAGGACTACTGCAAGTGGTGCTACGCCGACGGCGAATACACCTACAGCGATATGGACGACCTTATCGACGTCTGCGTCGGCCATATGGCGGGGCAGGGCTTCACCGAGGAGCAGGCGCGCGCATATATGAAGGATATGCTGCCTCAGCTCGATTACTGGAAAAACCGCGTCGGCGGCGAGAACGAGTTCGACGCGCTGAAAAAGCGGCTCATCGACGAGTTCAACGCGCTTAATATCGAGGGAATGCCGAAGGTGGAGAAGCTCAACGCGCTTGTCGGCTCATACGTGAACCTCGCGTATCCGCTTCCGAGCGGCGAGGCGGTGAAGTTCCTGAAGGACGGCGCGACCTATTTCGGCAATCAGCTTGAGTCCGAACTCGGCGGCGACAGCTGCTTCGGAATCCTCGCTAACGCGGATTTCCTCCTCGTCGTCACCTACAAAGCGGAAGGCGCGGACCCCGAGCTGCTGCTCTATAAAAAGAGATAG
- a CDS encoding Crp/Fnr family transcriptional regulator: MNDVSFIMKNVALFAGVSESAVSALVSDGGTRRAEFARGEAVCRRGGVNDDLIVILSGRAEVRKGSVVMRALQAGDVTGVSTLFGGDGVMDSDVTAQTKLAALFFNRSAVAAALGSDPAFARNFIAFLSARVRFLNGVISRCAGADSAGRLARYLAALAEEKGGRFALNVSRAAAELSLGRATIYRALDTLADVGCVERDGRYISVNAERIKEVY; encoded by the coding sequence ATGAACGACGTCAGCTTCATAATGAAAAACGTCGCCCTCTTCGCCGGCGTATCGGAAAGCGCCGTTTCCGCGCTCGTTTCGGACGGCGGCACGCGCCGCGCGGAGTTCGCGCGCGGCGAAGCGGTCTGCCGCCGCGGCGGCGTGAACGACGACCTCATCGTCATCCTCTCCGGCAGGGCGGAGGTTCGGAAGGGCAGCGTCGTCATGCGCGCGCTTCAGGCGGGCGACGTGACCGGCGTTTCCACGCTTTTCGGCGGCGACGGAGTAATGGATTCCGACGTAACGGCGCAGACTAAACTCGCGGCGCTGTTCTTCAACAGGTCCGCGGTGGCCGCCGCGCTCGGGAGCGATCCGGCGTTCGCCCGCAACTTCATCGCCTTCCTCTCGGCGCGGGTGCGTTTCCTCAACGGCGTCATCAGCCGCTGCGCCGGAGCGGACTCCGCGGGCAGGCTCGCGCGCTACCTCGCTGCGCTGGCGGAAGAGAAGGGCGGGCGCTTCGCGCTGAACGTCAGCCGCGCCGCGGCGGAGCTTTCGCTCGGACGCGCCACGATCTACCGCGCGCTCGATACGCTCGCCGACGTCGGCTGCGTCGAACGCGACGGGCGTTATATCTCGGTTAATGCGGAACGCATAAAAGAGGTTTATTAA
- a CDS encoding ABC transporter substrate-binding protein, with amino-acid sequence MKRTVTIILALALFALALTGCGAKTPEPASSAAPAVRTDVSIGLLAGPTGVGAAKLLDDNAAGKTANNYKATVFNAPDEVTAKIISGELDVAAVPTNLAAVLYKKTEGKVKLAALNTLGVLYVLTAEGTTVSSVADLKGKTVYSSGRGAVPEYVLNYILDANGVRNDVEVVYEAEHDAVIADLASGKAQIAVLPEPKVTAALTQVAGASVALDLTKEWDKAAALAGNGGSVLSMGCVVVRKDFAEQHKDALDAFLGEYKESIEYMSDAANLDSAAALCETYGIIPKAAVAKKALPNCGLTFISGAEMKTQIAGFYQILFDYNPASVGGALPDEDFYYSK; translated from the coding sequence ATGAAAAGAACCGTAACGATCATCCTCGCGCTTGCGCTGTTCGCGCTCGCGCTCACCGGCTGCGGAGCGAAGACTCCGGAGCCCGCTTCCTCGGCCGCGCCCGCCGTCAGAACGGACGTGAGTATCGGCCTTCTCGCCGGCCCGACCGGAGTCGGAGCCGCGAAGCTTCTTGATGACAACGCCGCCGGCAAAACGGCGAACAACTACAAAGCCACCGTCTTCAACGCGCCCGACGAGGTGACCGCGAAGATAATCAGCGGCGAACTCGACGTCGCCGCCGTGCCGACCAACCTCGCCGCCGTGCTTTACAAAAAGACCGAGGGCAAGGTGAAGCTCGCCGCGCTGAATACTCTCGGCGTGCTCTACGTGCTGACCGCGGAGGGAACTACCGTTTCCTCTGTCGCCGACCTGAAGGGCAAGACCGTCTACTCCTCCGGCCGGGGCGCAGTTCCGGAGTACGTTCTCAATTATATCCTCGACGCCAACGGCGTCAGAAACGACGTTGAGGTCGTCTACGAAGCGGAGCACGACGCCGTCATCGCCGACCTCGCCTCCGGCAAGGCGCAGATAGCCGTCCTTCCCGAGCCGAAGGTCACCGCCGCGCTGACGCAGGTCGCCGGCGCGTCCGTCGCGCTCGATCTGACGAAGGAGTGGGACAAGGCCGCCGCGCTGGCCGGAAACGGCGGCAGCGTGCTTTCGATGGGTTGCGTCGTCGTCCGCAAGGACTTCGCGGAGCAGCACAAGGACGCGCTCGACGCCTTCCTCGGCGAGTATAAGGAGTCCATCGAATATATGAGCGACGCCGCGAACCTCGACTCCGCCGCCGCGCTCTGCGAGACCTACGGCATAATCCCGAAGGCCGCCGTCGCGAAAAAGGCGCTGCCGAACTGCGGGCTGACCTTCATCTCCGGCGCGGAGATGAAGACGCAGATCGCCGGATTCTATCAGATACTCTTCGACTACAACCCCGCTTCCGTGGGAGGAGCGCTGCCCGATGAGGACTTCTACTACTCAAAGTAA
- a CDS encoding ABC transporter permease subunit produces the protein MRTSTTQSKHPKLKKTAAVILTAAFWLGVWQLAAALINQNIVLSPPLTVFKTLFRLAGTGGFWLTVAMSALRIFCGFALGVLLGAAFAVLTKVSRVAYTLFSPMMSVIKATPVASFIIMLLFFAENEYIPTVISFLMVFPIIWANTFKGIEETDVKLLEMAKVFGLSRRATLREVYLPSVEPYFVPAALTSLGFAWKAGVAAEVLAAPKYAVGGMLYRAKIYLETPEMLAWTLCVIIISMLLEWLLSYLLKRRSAERSAAYGKA, from the coding sequence ATGAGGACTTCTACTACTCAAAGTAAGCATCCGAAACTGAAGAAAACCGCGGCCGTCATACTCACAGCCGCCTTCTGGCTGGGGGTATGGCAGCTTGCGGCTGCGCTGATAAACCAGAATATAGTGCTTTCGCCGCCGCTGACGGTCTTCAAAACGCTCTTCCGCCTCGCCGGAACGGGCGGGTTCTGGCTGACGGTGGCTATGAGCGCGCTGCGCATTTTCTGCGGCTTCGCGCTCGGAGTGCTGCTCGGAGCCGCTTTCGCCGTGCTGACGAAGGTCAGCCGCGTCGCTTACACGCTTTTCAGCCCGATGATGAGCGTGATAAAGGCGACTCCGGTGGCGTCTTTCATCATAATGCTGCTCTTCTTCGCGGAGAACGAGTATATCCCGACCGTGATCTCATTCCTGATGGTCTTCCCGATAATCTGGGCGAACACCTTCAAGGGCATCGAGGAAACCGACGTGAAGCTGTTGGAGATGGCGAAGGTCTTCGGGCTTTCGCGCCGCGCGACGCTGCGGGAGGTGTATCTGCCGAGCGTCGAGCCGTACTTCGTTCCGGCGGCGCTGACCTCGCTCGGCTTCGCCTGGAAGGCGGGCGTGGCGGCGGAGGTGCTCGCGGCGCCGAAATACGCCGTCGGCGGTATGCTCTACCGCGCGAAGATCTATCTCGAAACGCCGGAGATGCTGGCGTGGACCCTCTGCGTAATAATAATCAGCATGCTGCTCGAGTGGCTGCTTTCGTACCTGCTGAAGCGCCGCAGCGCGGAAAGGAGCGCCGCTTATGGTAAGGCTTGA